One part of the Muntiacus reevesi chromosome 20, mMunRee1.1, whole genome shotgun sequence genome encodes these proteins:
- the LOC136151223 gene encoding putative olfactory receptor 2W6, with translation MGTSNGSSRTDFILLGFSDRPQLEHIISVVAFIFYIITLVGNTTIILVSYLDTQLHTPMYFFLSNLSFLDLCYTTSIIPQMLVNLWGPKKSITYGGCVLQFFFALDLGATECLLLAVMAYDRYAAICQPLHYTVIMHPELCRKMVLIAWLGGLGSALILCSLTLKLPRCGHREVDNFFCEMPALIKMACVYSKVIEVVVFALGVVFLLVPLSLILVSYGVITKAVMRIKSAARWRKILNTCGSHLTVVSLFYGTVIYMYMKPQTSTSQNEGKFLTLFYTIVTPSLNPLIYTLRNKDVKSAIKRILWIKKWPAKSRIRWKNHSVES, from the coding sequence ATGGGAACCAGCAATGGAAGTTCCAGAACAGACTTCATCCTTCTGGGCTTTTCTGATCGGCCCCAACTGGAACACATCATCTCTGTGGTTGCCTTCATCTTCTATATTATAACACTGGTAGGAAACACAACTATCATTCTTGTATCTTACCTAGACACCCAGCTCCATACGCCCATGTATTTCTTCTTATCCAATTTGTCTTTTTTGGACCTCTGTTACACAACTAGCATTATCCCCCAGATGCTGGTAAATCTATGGGGTCCAAAAAAGTCTATTACATATGGAGGGTGTGTGCTCCAATTCTTCTTTGCCCTTGACTTGGGAGCCACAGAATGCCTTCTCTTGGCTGTGATGGCTTACGACCGCTATGCTGCTATCTGTCAACCTCTTCACTACACAGTAATAATGCACCCCGAACTTTGCCGGAAGATGGTGTTGATTGCCTGGTTAGGTGGTCTTGGCAGTGCCTTAATTCTTTGCTCTTTGACTTTGAAGTTGCCAAGATGTGGGCACCGGGAGGTGGATAATTTTTTCTGTGAGATGCCAGCATTGATCAAGATGGCTTGTGTCTATTCAAAAGTAATTGAAGTTGTTGTCTTTGCTCTTGGAGTGGTATTTCTTCTGGTACCTCTGTCACTAATTCTCGTCTCATATGGAGTTATCACTAAAGCTGTCATGAGAATCAAGTCAGCAGCAAGGTGGCGAAAGATCCTTAATACATGTGGTTCCCATCTCACAGTAGTATCTCTGTTTTATGGAACAGTAATTTATATGTACATGAAGCCACAAACTAGCACCTCACAAAATGAGGGGAAATTCCTTACTCTCTTTTACACCATTGTCACACCCAGTCTTAACCCTCTGATATACACTTTGAGAAACAAAGATGTAAAGAGTGCAATAAAGAGAATATTGTGGATAAAAAAATGGCCAGCAAAGTCACGAATTAGATGGAAAAATCACAGTGTAGAGAGCTAA